The following coding sequences lie in one Apium graveolens cultivar Ventura chromosome 1, ASM990537v1, whole genome shotgun sequence genomic window:
- the LOC141707862 gene encoding uncharacterized protein LOC141707862: MEVPVNPMEQFVEFLRQNLQQQQPPQQPQQAMANAFKSFKLVKPPEFHCVADPVQARAWLKEVEKTFERIGTEEAHKTNFATYLLKGEKYDPKFMEIQMQRKFLELKQENMSVAEYEAKFTELSRFVPQLVSIEEKKAERFQQGLKQWIQNKLAILEITDYATLVQKATIAEAGSEMSQKMKQTKK, translated from the exons ATGGAAGTGCCAGTGAACCCTATGGAGCAGTTTGTAGAATTTCTGAGGCAAAACCTGCAACAGCAACAACCACCCCAGCAACCCCAGCAGGCCATGGCTAATGCGTTTAAATCTTTCAAGTTAGTCAAGCCCCCAGAGTTTCACTGTGTTGCTGACCCAGTTCAGGCCAGGGCTTGGCTGAAAGAGGTAGAAAAGACCTTTGAGCGAATTGGCACCGAGGAAGCCCACAAGACTAATTTTGCCACTTATCTCTTAAAGGGTgag AAGTATGACCCGAAGTTTATGGAGATTCAGATGCAGCGAAAGTTCCTAGAGCTAAAACAAGAGAATATGAGcgtagcggaatatgaagctaagttcacaGAATTGTCGAGGTTTGTGCCACAACTGGTGAGCATCGAAGAGAAAAAGGCTGAGAGAtttcaacagggattgaagcAATGGATTCAGAACAAGCTGGCAATTCTGGAGATAACTGACTATGCCACCCTAGTTCAGAAGGCCACAATAGCTGAAGCAGGGAGTGAAATGAGCCAGAAAATGAAGCAAACTAAGAAATGA